One genomic region from Cucumis melo cultivar AY chromosome 9, USDA_Cmelo_AY_1.0, whole genome shotgun sequence encodes:
- the LOC103498603 gene encoding 60S ribosomal protein L10-like isoform X1 codes for MIRIRVSGADEVKLKKTGRGKRVHAMGRRPARCYRQIKNKPYPKSRFCRGVPDPKIRIYDVGMKKKGVDEFPFCVHLVSWEKENVSSEALEAARIACNKYMAKFAGKDAFHLRVRVHPFHVLRINKMLSCAGADRLQTGMRGAFGKPQGTCARVAIGQVLLSVRCKDSNSQHAQEALRRAKFKFPGRQKIIVSRKWGFTKFSRADYLAYKAENKILPDGVNAKLLGCHGPLANRQPGRAFLPQTA; via the exons atgataagaATTAGGGTTTCTGGAGCGGACGAGGTCAAGTTGAAGAAGACTGGGAGAGGTAAACGAGTGCACGCCATGGGGAGAA GACCTGCAAGGTGTTACAGGCAAATTAAAAACAAGCCTTATCCAAAATCCAGATTTTGTCGTGGTGTCCCCGATCCCAAGATCAGGATCTATGACGTTGGAATGAAAAAGAAGGGTGTGGATGAATTTCCATTTTGCGTTCACCTAGTGAGTTGGGAGAAAGAAAATGTGTCCAGTGAAGCTTTGGAAGCTGCTAGGATTGCCTGCAACAAGTATATGGCAAAGTTTGCTGGGAAGGACGCATTCCATTTGAGAGTCAGGGTGCACCCCTTCCATGTTCTTCGAATTAACAAGATGCTTTCATGTGCTGGGGCTGATAGGCTCCAGACCGGTATGAGAGGTGCTTTTGGCAAACCACAAGGAACCTGTGCAAGAGTGGCCATTGGTCAGGTTCTTCTTTCAGTTCGGTGCAAGGACAGTAACAGCCAACATGCACAGGAGGCCCTCCGTCGTGCCAAGTTCAAATTCCCTGGTCGCCAGAAGATCATTGTCAGCAGGAAGTG GGGTTTCACTAAATTCAGTCGGGCCGATTATCTGGCTTACAAGGCAGAAAACAAAATTCTTCCTGATGGTGTTAATGCCAAG
- the LOC103498602 gene encoding autophagy-related protein 18c: protein MSGDQEEPSEVGVDRNGNKELELHSVFWNQDYSCFAAGTSCGFRIYNCDPFRETFRRELGIGGFKIVEMLFRCNILALVGTGTNSLYPPNKVLIWDDYKSECIGEFSFRSEVRAVKLKREHFIVVLEHKIYVYTLKDVKLLDQIETVANPKGLCCLSHHVNTFVLACPGVQRGQVHIEHFGLNMKKLFNAHDSHIACMTLTMDGLLLATASTKGTLIRIFNTLDGTLLQEVRRGVDRAEIFSLALSPNVQWLAAASDKGTVHVFSLRVRVAGPDSSSDTNVIQGPTPFQQNSSNSIDTLVPLNTGSNPSSSLSFMRGVLPRYFSSEWSFAQFHLPEVTQFIAAFGPQNTIIIVGMDGSFYKCSFDPVRGGQMLQQVCVQFLKMEIGADRIDL from the exons ATGTCGGGTGATCAGGAGGAACCCTCGGAAGTTGGAGTTGACcgaaatggaaataaagaactAGAACTTCATTCAGTGTTCTGGAATCAAGACTATAGTTGTTTTGCTGCTGGTACAAGTTGCGGCTTTCGTATTTACAATTGTGATCCTTTCAGAGAAACATTTAGACGTGAGCTGGGAATTGGTGGATTCAAAATTGTTGAGATGTTGTTTCGTTGCAACATTTTAGCACTTGTGGGGACTGGAACTAATTCTTTATATCCACCAAACAAAGTTTTGATATGGGATGATTATAAAAGTGAATGCATTGGTGAATTTTCATTTAGGTCTGAGGTTCGAGCTGTAAAACTGAAACGTGAACACTTTATTGTTGTTCTTGAGCATAAAATTTATGTTTACACGCTGAAGGATGTCAAGCTTCTTGATCAGATTGAGACTGTTGCTAATCCAAAGGGCCTATGTTGTCTTTCCCACCATGTAAATACATTTGTGCTGGCATGTCCCGGTGTTCAACGTGGGCAGGTGCATATCGAACATTTTGGGCTAAATATGAAGAAGCTATTCAATGCACATGATTCTCATATTGCATGTATGACGCTGACAATGGATGGTCTACTTCTTGCAACTGCTAGCACTAAGGGTACTTTGATAAGAATTTTCAATACATTGGATGGAACGCTCTTGCAAGAG GTACGAAGGGGAGTGGATAGAGCAGAAATCTTCAGTCTTGCTCTTTCCCCAAATGTCCAATGGTTGGCAGCAGCAAGTGATAAAGGGACTGTTCATGTTTTCAGCCTTAGAGTTAGAGTGGCTGGCCCGGATTCATCTTCTGATACAAATGTAATTCAGGGGCCAACACCGTTCCAGCAAAATTCTTCTAATTCCATTGACACTCTTGTTCCTTTGAATACCGGTTCAAACCCTAGTTCGTCATTGTCATTCATGAGAG GGGTCCTACCAAGATACTTCAGTTCAGAATGGTCATTTGCTCAGTTCCATTTGCCGGAGGTGACTCAGTTTATTGCAGCATTCGGACCTCAAAAcactattattattgttggcATGGATGGGAG TTTCTACAAGTGTAGTTTTGATCCAGTGCGAGGAGGGCAAATGTTGCAGCAAGTATGCGTCCAGTTCTTGAAAATGGAAATAGGTGCGGATCGAATTGATCTGTAA
- the LOC103498600 gene encoding uncharacterized protein LOC103498600 — MEALVCRKLGDPTISSPSDENSPVVLSKNHPIPQLDSPTSVRVQIKATSLNYANYLQILGKYQEKLPLPFIPGSDYSGIVVAVGSKVSKFRVGDRVCSFAGDGSFAQFIVAEESRLFRVPDGCDLVAAGALPVAFGTSHVALVHRAKLAPGQVLLVLGAAGGVGLAAIQIGKVCGAVVIAVARGAKKVEYLKSLGVDHVVDLNHQNVIENVRAFLKERKLKGVDVLYDPVGGKLTKDSMKLLNWSANILVIGFASGEIPVIPTNISLVKNWTVHGLYWGSYAIHRPRVLEESMNQLLSWLSTGSIRVHISHIYSPLEANHAFYAIKNREAVGKVVLVFEDKTVKSKL, encoded by the exons ATGGAAGCGCTGGTTTGCAGGAAGCTCGGAGATCCAACAATATCGTCGCCAAGCGATGAGAATTCACCAGTAGTATTGAGTAAAAACCATCCGATTCCGCAATTGGATTCTCCAACGTCGGTCAGAGTTCAGATTAAAGCTACAAGTTTAAATTACGCCAATTACCTTCAGATTCTTGGAAAATACCAAGAGAAACTTCCTCTTCCTTTCATCCCTGGTTCTGATTACTCTGGAATCGTCGTTGCTGTTGGCTCTAAAGTTTCCAAATTCAGAGTCGGAGATCGGGTTTGTTCCTTTGCTGGCGACGGTTCTTTTGCTCAATTCATCGTTGCCGAGGAGTCGCGATT ATTCCGAGTACCTGATGGATGCGATCTGGTGGCCGCCGGCGCACTTCCGGTTGCGTTCGGGACCTCGCATGTTGCTCTTGTACATAGAGCCAAGTTGGCTCCTGGACAG GTACTGTTGGTTCTTGGGGCAGCTGGAGGTGTTGGGCTAGCTGCCATTCAAATCGGGAAGGTCTGCGGTGCAGTTGTTATTGCCGTTGCTAG GGGAGCTAAAAAGGTAGAGTATCTCAAGTCCTTGGGAGTTGACCATGTAGTAGACTTGAATCATCAAAATGTCATTGAAAATGTGAGAGCCTTCCTCAAGGAAAGAAAACTTAAAGGGGTTGATGTTTTGTATGACCCAGTTGGAGGAAAGTTGACAAAAGATTCAATGAAACTTCTAAACTGGAGTGCAAACATTCTCGTGATCGGGTTTGCCAGCGGGGAGATCCCTGTTATTCCCACGAATATCTCTCTTGTTAAG AATTGGACAGTTCATGGACTTTATTGGGGCAGCTATGCCATACATAGACCTCGAGTTCTTGAAGAGTCTATGAATCAGCTATTATCGTGGTTATCGACTGGATCGATCCGTGTTCACATTTCTCACATTTATAGCCCATTAGAG GCCAACCATGCCTTTTATGCCATAAAGAACAGAGAAGCGGTTGGAAAAGTGGTGTTGGTTTTTGAAGACAAGACTGTGAAATCGAAGCTATAA